The following are encoded together in the Deinococcus soli (ex Cha et al. 2016) genome:
- a CDS encoding septum site-determining protein MinC: MKLRGTLGGLNLLIEPGDTGSSVQDALSVRTELLASAVTLELQGDADPEAVEAALHAIRAAGGTPGRVRAPRVSVPTPSPADSAPRPAPLPARTEILTHTLRAGYHREFPGSVIVLGDVNPGAEILAGGDVIVVGALRGVAHAGLGGHADAIVWARPIASTQIRIGDAVARAPEGSSLSNMRHREDQPLAEIARLQDGVIHIDVQK; the protein is encoded by the coding sequence ATGAAGTTGCGCGGCACCCTGGGCGGCCTGAACCTCCTGATCGAACCCGGCGATACTGGCAGCAGCGTGCAGGACGCCCTGAGTGTCCGCACGGAGCTGCTGGCGAGCGCCGTGACCCTCGAGTTGCAGGGCGACGCCGACCCCGAGGCGGTTGAGGCGGCCCTGCACGCCATCCGCGCCGCGGGGGGCACGCCGGGGCGGGTGCGGGCGCCGCGCGTGAGCGTCCCCACGCCTTCCCCCGCTGACAGCGCGCCCCGACCGGCGCCGCTGCCCGCCCGCACGGAGATCCTCACGCACACGCTGCGCGCCGGGTACCACCGGGAATTCCCGGGCAGCGTGATCGTGCTGGGCGACGTGAACCCCGGCGCGGAGATCCTGGCGGGCGGGGACGTGATCGTGGTGGGCGCGCTGCGGGGCGTGGCGCACGCGGGGCTGGGCGGGCACGCGGACGCGATCGTGTGGGCGCGGCCCATCGCCAGCACGCAGATCCGCATCGGGGACGCCGTGGCGCGCGCGCCCGAGGGCAGCAGCCTGAGCAACATGCGCCACCGTGAGGACCAGCCGCTGGCGGAGATCGCGCGGCTGCAGGACGGCGTGATTCACATCGACGTGCAGAAGTAA